The DNA window GCTAAGATGTTTCTAGGAACTTTATATTCTTCAAAATAAGAGAGGCATTGAGATTGACTTGGAAGAGATATCATGTTTGTGTATAACCCCTCAAAAAATAAACTATAACAAAAAAATAAAAAAAAGCAAGACCTATTGGTCTTTACCTTTCTTCTTGCCAGCTGGCTTGTCAGAAGAGTGACCTGCTTTCTCTTTAAACTCAGCGTCAACAACTTTCTCACCATGCGCATGTCCATGAACTTGATCTTCACCAGGCATACCGGCGTTCCCACCAGCAGCTTGTTGCGCAGCATTTGCATCTTGGTAAATCTTTGCGCCAATCTCGCCAACCACTTTGTTGAGTTCTTCGATAGCAGCATTAATAGCAGCAGCATCTTCGCCTTGACGAACTTTCTCAACGTGAGCAATTTTGTCCTCAATGCGCTTGCGTGTGCCATCATCAACTTTGTCTTTAAATTCATCAAGCACTTTCTTAGTTTGATAGGCAACAGATTCAGCATTGTTTTGCGCTTCGATAAGTTCACGTTTACGTTCATCGTCAGCAGCATACTTCTCTGCTTCTTCACGCATGCGTTTCACTTCTGCTTCACTTAATGCACTTGAACCAGTAATCTTAATTTTTTGTTCTTTACCAGTTCCAAGATCTTTTGCGCTAACATGAACAATACCATTTGCATCAATATCAAATGTGACTTCAACTTGTGGAACGCCACGAGGAGCAGGAGGAATTCCCATTAAGTCAAATTGACCAAGAGTCTTGTTGTCATGAAACATAGACCTTTCCCCTTGTCCAACTTTAATAGTAACTGCAGTTTGGTTGTCAGCAGCAGTGGAGAAGATCTGCGATTTTTTGGTAGGAATGGTTGTATTTCTCTCTATCAAACGAGTAAATACGCCACCCAAAGTCTCAAGACCTAAGCTTAGAGGCGTAACGTCAAGAAGCAAGATGTCTTTAATATCGCCAGACATAACTCCTGCTTGAATTGCTGCACCAATCGCTACAGCTTCATCAGGGTTAACAGATTTGTCGCCTTCTTTTCCAGTGAGTCTGCGTACTAAATCTTGAACACAAGGCATACGGGTTGAACCGCCTACAAAAATAACACGATTAATATCACCTTGTGTCATTTGAGCATCACGTAATGCATTCTTAACTGGAGCTTCCAATCGACGTAAAATATCCGCAATTAAAGATTCGAAATGAGCGCGGGTTAATTCCTCTTTGATGTGTTTTGGTCCATGTTGATCAGCAGTGATAAAAGGGATGTTAATCTCAACTTTCATTTTTGAAGAAAGTTCAATTTTCGCTTTTTCTGCTGCTTCTTTAAGACGTTGCATCGCCGTAGGGTCGTGACGTAAATCAATACCTTGGGATTTTTTGAAACGATCCATGATATCATTCATGATACATTCATCAACATCATCCCCACCAAGGTAATTATCCCCGCTGGTTGCTTTAACTTCAAAGATGCCATCCCCTAATTCCAAAATAGAAACATCAAATGTTCCTCCTCCGAAATCAAAAACAAGGATAGTATGATCTTGTTCTTGTTTGTCAAGACCGTATGCAAGAGCAGCCGCAGTTGGCTCGTTAATAATGCGCAGTACATTCAAACCTGCAATTTCTCCTGCATTCTTAGTTGCTTGACGTTGAGAATCATTAAAATATGCAGGAACAGTAATAACTGCATTTTTAACTTCTTGACCAAGATAAGCTTCAGAATCACGTTTTAATTTCTGTAAGATCATAGCAGAAATTTGTTCTGGGCTATGAGGTTTTCCATCAATGGTAACTTTTTCATTTGTGCCCATTTTACGTTTAATGGAACGAATAGTACGAGTAGGATCAGTAATTGCTTGGTTACGAGCTACTTGACCTACAACAACATCCTCATCTTTAATGTGAACAACGCTAGGAGTTGTTCTAGTTCCTTCTGAATTGGGGATAATTACGGGTTTACCTCCTTCAAGAACAGCAACAGCTGAAAAAGTTGTACCTAAGTCAATACCGATCGTTGCGCCGGTTGTGGTTTTTTTGGTTGTCATTATATTTTCCTCCATTAAATGGTATTTTTCTTGATTTGTTTTTCTTAATCAAATTTTGATTACAATTTTACTTTGATTTTGTTTTACTAAGATCCTTCTCTGGATGAGACTTGCCAGGACCATCACTTACTTTTACACGTGCAGCACGTAATACTTTTCCATGAAGCAAGTATCCTTTTTGAAATTCTTCAACGATAGTATCCACGGGTTCATCACAAGGCACTTTCATAAGAGGTTGATGATAGAGGGGATCAAACTTAGCCCCTAATGAATCCAACGCTACAACTCCACTTTTTTCTAAAGCAGAGAGCAACTGAGCGTATAATAATTCCATCCCCTCTCGCACATCTTCTACTTTTTGAGTAGGATTCTTTAATGCAAGATGAAAAGTATCTAAAACTGGCAGCAGTTCAATGAGGAACTTTTTAAGTGCCATTTGTTCAGCATCAGTTATACGTTGCGTAACTTGCTTACGATAGTTCTCAAAATTAGCTTGAGTACGTTGAAGCAAATCGGTAAGTTCTTCAACTTTATCTTTGACAGGAGCCTCTTGCGTTGTGCTAGTAGCATCTGCATTTTCCGTTTTAACAGGTTCGTTTTGTTGATCTAAGTTCGACATGGAAGCTCTTGAATGCATTTTATATATAAACATTTCGCAAGGACAAACATTTAAATAGAAAAATACCCCTATCCCGCATATGACACAAAAAGTCACGATTCTGCGAATTCGCCGTGTTGCCACAGAAAACCTCAACCAAGATCTCCAGTGGTTTGGCTCATCATTAGGACTATTTAATCTGCGTGATAAGGATAGCAGTTGTTTTCGTGTATTTATTACCCTGCTTAAGCGCGCTCGGACTTCCGACCTCATCACATCAGATGAAGTTGCAGAAAAATTAGATTTAAGTCGAGGCACCGTCGTACATCATCTGACCAAACTTATGGATGCAGGAATAGTCATGCGAGTAAAAGGAGGATATGTACTGCGAGACAACAACCTGCAAAAAGTAATTCGCGATGTCCAAAGAGATATTGAAAACATCTTTACTGACCTAAACAAAGTAGCGAAAGAAATCGATGACCAGTTAGGTCAGAACTTCTAGAGAACAGGTAATTATAATAATTTTAGATTATACTAAGACCCTGCTAAACCTATCCCCACCACCCAAAATAGAACAGACATATCTTGAAAGACAAAACCACATCGTCAAAAAAGATAGCTATTTATAGAGAAAAAATAATCCCTTCAGCATGAAGAACCTCAAAGGATTGTTGCTTTTACTTTCATTCTTACTTATTGCAATCCAGATTATCCAGCTAAGTGTTGTCTTTAGTATAACTGGCGCAGTAACGGGTGGCACAGCAACAGTAGGATTATGCTACAATCACCAGCCTTCATTTTACAATCTTACGAATTATACCCTCCCCCATAATGTTGCATTTAACTCAACCATTTATGCTAATGAAAGCGACAGCGATGCAGTTGCTTTTTTTGATAATACCAGCCTCTTTTTAATAAACAACAATACTGGCGTATTCTCATTCATACCCTCAATTTTAAATGTAGGCAACCACAGCATAGATATCACCATTCGTGACTATAATAGTTCCTGCGCATCGAATGTAAGCGAAATATTGCTTCTTACTATTAACAACTCGATCCCCTACCAAAATAGAACCATCCCTAATCAAACGTGGGAAGAAGATGTCACCCTCACCGGCATCAATCTTACCACCTATTTTGCCGACTACGAAAACGACACACTTAATTTTACTGCCCAAATTGGACACAATATCACAGTAACTATTTCTAATTTTACGGTCACCATCGTTCCGAATACAGATTATTATGGCATAACCTGGATCGTGTTTAGAGCAAATGACAGCTTAGGAACTGCAACCTCAAATAATGTCACACTCAACATCACTGACGTAGCAGATTTTTGCGGAGATGCAGTGTGTAATGCAGATGAAAGTTGTTCATCATGTTCTGCTGATTGTGGCAGCTGTGGAGGATCAGGCAGTAGCGGAGGAGGAGGGGGCAGAGGATCGGGAGGAGCAGCAAGCCCGCGAGTAATAGAAGTGATACCACCAACCCCACCGCAAACAGAATGCAACCCATCTAAAAAGTGCGGAAATTGGGAACCAGCTTCATGCACAACCCAACCCCAAGAACGCAGTTGTATCGAAATTAAACCAAGCTGCACTGCTATTAAAACCATTGAAACCAGATCTTGTAATTGTATCCCTGACTGGCAGTGTTCAACGTGGGTTCCTGAACAATGTAACGCTTATCAAACACAACATAGAACCTGTGTAGATCGAAATGACTGTAACAAAGAACCATATCCTGATGACTCACAAAGCTGTGCTTCAGAATCAACCTACGCAGATTCCCAAGAAGCATTGATAGGACAAGCCATGTGGAGCAACCTTAAAAATAAAATTGGAAGCCTTACCAGAACAACCCCACTTCTACTCACCATAGTAATTATCTTTTGTGGAATCGGCGGACTCTGGATATGGCACCAACACAAACCAAAAATTGCCTTTTGGAAATGTGTAGACACTAAAGAGATAGATACATCAAAATTTATCAGCAAATTCACAAAAGAACAATTAATTGAAATTACATCAGAACAAGAAATAAAAATTGATACCTACGTTGAAGCAACCCGCAACAATAAAGTGAAAATACACATCCAAGCGCGTATCAAGGATCATAAAAACAATAAAACGTCTATTCAACGAGTAGAATAAAGATAAACAACATTTCTTGCAAAGAATCTAGAGAATAATAGTGAATCGTATAAATCATAGCCCATAATACAAATCAAACAAAAATGACGAAATCACTCAAAAATAAGACAGAGGTACCCCACACGTTCCACATCGGCATGGTCAGACCCTATAATTTGACAACAGCACGACAATAATGACATCGCACTGCATGAAGACCAGCAAAACGAAACGACGTGAACGTTTGCTTACACCCTGGACAATTGGTTGTCTGATGTTGCATGTATCCCCCGATAGATTAGTAGAGGTATATGTTGTTTATAAGTTTTATGAAAAGTCCAGCCTGAAGAAAAATCAAGAAAAGGGGAGTGTGAACAGGAAGGAAAAGAGAGAGAGAGAGAGAGAGAGAAATATAACCCATGGATTTACTTTTGATCCCCTCATTCATAAAAAAGCAAAGTTACAATTTATTTATGAGATTTTAGTATTTAAAACAAAACATAAGAAAAAAGTCTAAAAAACAAAAAAATTAATTTCGTGCAAGTTTCCAAATAACTTTCATACCCACAATAATTGCGCCAGGTACAACAAAAACGACAATGTTACTCAACACGGAACGCAAAATGTTCCCTAAATTTGGCCATAAACCAAAGAGAGTAAACAATTGAAGATTAACAATTCCTGCAAGCATTAATGCCACTGCCGCAACTAAAAATGGAGTAGTTTCTTTTGCTGTAAGATTAAACAAACCAACTATCAAACCAAGCAAGACAAGTGTTGAAACCAGCATTTCGGGCGGTAATTTTGTACGAAAGAACACACCTACAAGGATACAAACAACAATTCCTGCAAAAAAAGTATAGTGAGCAAGGCGGTGAAGCTCTACACCCCACAGCAATCGAGGAGAAGCATCAGCTGACCTCTTTTTAGCAACCATGATAATATCACCTCTTAGTGTCTCAAATGATGATGTTTTGGTATATAAATCATTCGGTCTCACGAGGATAACCAAACCTAAAATCACTATTCTAAGAATGAATCAAACACAAAGGATTTAAAGAAACAAAGCAAAAACGAAATATGCAGATTCAATTCACACTCGAAAAATGCAAGACCAAAGCAACGTATTCTGCAAAACTCTCAAAACCCCAAACACTCAATCTCAAAACCATCCAAACACAATTTGAAACTATTCTTGAAACCCCCATCTTACTTGTGATCAAGATTAATTCCATCGAAATCATTGTACATGGATACGGCGAGCTGCTTTTCAAAAGTGGAGAAGACCAAGAATGGATGAAAACTATCGCCAAAAAAATTTACGAAGCAGGATTAACAAAATGAACGAGCAAACACTAATTGATCCATTAGACATGACACCTCCATTTTTACGCTATTATGCTTATGATAGAGGAGACTTAGTATATATTGCATTAATCCAACGTGGTGAAGGAAACCCTCATGTAATAGCGAGTCCAGGTTCAAACGGGTTAGACGTAATTGCACATTATATTCAGACACAAGGAGATGGTCTTCGTATTCTCAATGGTCCAGCAAACTTTCAAAGTGGTTATAGACGACTAACCAGCGAAGAATTGACACGGATGCAACAAAGATGAGAGTCGTTGGCTGTTTTGTGGAGTACGCAGGAAAATTTCTTATTTTAAAACGCGGCGACACCGTCCACCAACCAGGAGCATGGTGTTTGCCGGCAGGCAAAATTGAAGCAGGTGAAACTGATCTTACTGCAATTATGAGAGAATTGAATGAAGAAATAGGATATAAAACTACACCCAAAGAGATTGAATTTCTCAAAATCCATGATATTGATCTTGATTGGGGACATCTGACTTTTCCGACATTTCGTATTAAATTAAATCACCCAATATCGGTTCAGCTTAATTCACGAGAACATAGCGCATATCTTTGGGTAACAGCAAAAGAATGCTATGAAAAGAAAGATTTGGTGAGTGGATTTTGGGAACTCTTAGAATTTATAGGATATGTAAAGAAAAATTGATCTTTATTTAAAATAAAAAAAAGCGTCCCGGACGTGACTTTCCTAACCTCTTGACTTAACGGTTTTGGTCAAGCTTTTCCAAAAGGTTGATTTGAACACGTGACCTGACGGTCTCTTTTCACAGATACTGTGAGTAACAGCCGTCCGCTCTAACCGGGCTGAGCCACCGGGACACCAAAACGCAAGTACTGTAATCGATTTATAAAGATTTCTGCGTCCGCAAGCAATTTGTTCAAAGCCTTTAAAAAAGCTAGATGAAAAATGAGAAGAATGAATACTGATTCCACAATAGACCAATATGTTCGTATACGAACAGAAGGACTGTTCATATCTGATATGGTCTCAATTTACCGCCAAAGCAGAGCATTTTTAGAAACAACCCCTGGACCATCCCCTAAAAAGCCAGAATATTTTTTTGTTCCATCGCCAGGCGATTATGTAACAAGTATGACACGAAATGAATTTGTAGCAGTAGCAAAACAAGAATTTCGCGATCTAACTTCTCCTACTTTACCTAGAGAGATAGCAGGAATGGGTGCCGAAGCAATGCTTGGATTTCAAATTGTTCTCAAACAATATGATCTTGAAACAAAATAAACTCATTTAGCTCTTGCCTTCGCATTATATTCTTTTTGTTTCTGCTGATGATACGTGCAAAACACAATTCCTTCCACTCTTGGTTTCTTGCACCTCACACACGTTCCCGATTTTTGCCGTTGATAATACGCTGATTTTCTCTCTTTTTTAAGACGCATTGAATTCTCATGATAAAATTTGAGAAAACGATTCTTATACTCTGGTTCTTTATTGCCAGTTACCGTCGCTTTTAATTTATTGAATAATTTTCGTAACATCATTTCACCTCTGACAAACCGAACAATACGTCGTTCCACGCCCGCCTATTTTAACACTTTCCATAGTATGCCCTTTTGGACATTTTTCTTTTTGATACACAGCCAAATATCCAGCAAAATCACCTTTTCCATCAAGGTGTCGATAATTAGATACTGTCGTACCATTCTTTTGTATCGCCAGCCGTAAGATTCGCACCAATTGATGGTGCAATAGTTTCAATTTTGGTAATGACACTTCACCAATCTTATGCAAAGGATTAATACCTGCATGATACAACGCTTCTTGCGCATAGATATTACCTATTCCTGCAATGCAGGATTGATCTAGCAATTTTGTTTTGATATTTGCCGTAGGATACTCTTGCAACAATTCACAAAACTTCCTCACCGACACATCAAATGGATCTGGACCAAGACGATGTAATAATTCATCATATTCAGGTAATGTCAACGGTTCAACACGACCAAAACGGCGAATCTCATTAAACGTCATCGCTGATCCATCTTGAAAACGAAATAATCCCGCGCGATACTCCTGTGAAAGATGACCTTGTTCTTGTACACCCCGCACCAAATAATGAAAATGTCCCGTCATGCGTAAATGGACCATCATCATAAATTGTTTATTCGTTTCGAGGAAAATATACTTTCCTCGACGTGTAATTGCCTTGATTGTAAATGGAACATATTTCAATAATCCTGATGAAACCACCTTCCGATCTGTAATCACAAGGTCTACTACTTTTTTCCCTACAATACGAGGTCGCAGCTTTCGCACCACCGTTTCCACTTCAGGTAATTCTGGCATGAGATTAACCGCCTATTTTCATTCTAGTCCCACTATTTTAGCCACACCTAATCAAATTGGTTTTTCCAAGCAGCATAGCGAGCATAAATTGGACCGACATACACTAGTTCCATATAATCGCCATTTCCGATTTGTTTTCCTTTATAGGTTCTCACTCTAACATTCATCGCACTCTTAACCGCAGACCACGTTTTTTGACCCTGTGCAATACGAATGTATCCATTTACCGCACCAGGACCATCATGATACGCTAAAATTGCTAATTTAATTTGATCTTCCAGTGCAGCGCCTTGATAATTTTGCAAAAGATTAGCGAATAATTTTGCTTGAGCTTGTATTGAAAGTTCAGGATTAAATCGCGCATCATTTTGTGGAGTGCACATATAGGTACCCTCTTTCCAGACCCTACCCCATCTCGCAACTTCATTCATACATCCTTGCCTAGTTTCTTTCTCATTCGGTTCTAAATTTCCACAACACATAACAACTTGATTTGCCCCAAAATAGCTCTTGGCAGTTTTATAAGTAAATTGAGCCAGCCCAACTGCTCCCGCAGTACTAACTGCCCGAGTGCTAAATCCTGATTCTTTTGAAGTAACTGCTTTAAGTAAAGAAGGAGGCACATTATGTTCTTCACCATATTTTTTAAACCAAGTATCATATTTTTCTACATTATCCTCGGGAATATCAAAAATAGGTTTTGGACCATCATCTTCGTCAGCAACACTTGCCACAACAGGAGCAGGATACAATACTGCCCACGGCACAAAGCCAACACCAGTTTGATAGACATATTCCCCCGCAAGAATAAACGGCGAAACTCGCCTCCACGCTTTATCAATATTTTTGACTGATTCAGAATACATCTCTGAAATCGCTTTGGTTGTCTCAGGAGCTGACTCACCACGCGGTTTAACAGACCCATAACCTTCTGAGCTA is part of the Candidatus Woesearchaeota archaeon genome and encodes:
- a CDS encoding ArsR family transcriptional regulator, whose amino-acid sequence is MTQKVTILRIRRVATENLNQDLQWFGSSLGLFNLRDKDSSCFRVFITLLKRARTSDLITSDEVAEKLDLSRGTVVHHLTKLMDAGIVMRVKGGYVLRDNNLQKVIRDVQRDIENIFTDLNKVAKEIDDQLGQNF
- the dnaK gene encoding molecular chaperone DnaK; the protein is MTTKKTTTGATIGIDLGTTFSAVAVLEGGKPVIIPNSEGTRTTPSVVHIKDEDVVVGQVARNQAITDPTRTIRSIKRKMGTNEKVTIDGKPHSPEQISAMILQKLKRDSEAYLGQEVKNAVITVPAYFNDSQRQATKNAGEIAGLNVLRIINEPTAAALAYGLDKQEQDHTILVFDFGGGTFDVSILELGDGIFEVKATSGDNYLGGDDVDECIMNDIMDRFKKSQGIDLRHDPTAMQRLKEAAEKAKIELSSKMKVEINIPFITADQHGPKHIKEELTRAHFESLIADILRRLEAPVKNALRDAQMTQGDINRVIFVGGSTRMPCVQDLVRRLTGKEGDKSVNPDEAVAIGAAIQAGVMSGDIKDILLLDVTPLSLGLETLGGVFTRLIERNTTIPTKKSQIFSTAADNQTAVTIKVGQGERSMFHDNKTLGQFDLMGIPPAPRGVPQVEVTFDIDANGIVHVSAKDLGTGKEQKIKITGSSALSEAEVKRMREEAEKYAADDERKRELIEAQNNAESVAYQTKKVLDEFKDKVDDGTRKRIEDKIAHVEKVRQGEDAAAINAAIEELNKVVGEIGAKIYQDANAAQQAAGGNAGMPGEDQVHGHAHGEKVVDAEFKEKAGHSSDKPAGKKKGKDQ
- a CDS encoding nucleotide exchange factor GrpE — translated: MSNLDQQNEPVKTENADATSTTQEAPVKDKVEELTDLLQRTQANFENYRKQVTQRITDAEQMALKKFLIELLPVLDTFHLALKNPTQKVEDVREGMELLYAQLLSALEKSGVVALDSLGAKFDPLYHQPLMKVPCDEPVDTIVEEFQKGYLLHGKVLRAARVKVSDGPGKSHPEKDLSKTKSK
- a CDS encoding zf-TFIIB domain-containing protein, which produces MQHQTTNCPGCKQTFTSFRFAGLHAVRCHYCRAVVKL
- a CDS encoding NUDIX domain-containing protein, whose product is MRVVGCFVEYAGKFLILKRGDTVHQPGAWCLPAGKIEAGETDLTAIMRELNEEIGYKTTPKEIEFLKIHDIDLDWGHLTFPTFRIKLNHPISVQLNSREHSAYLWVTAKECYEKKDLVSGFWELLEFIGYVKKN
- the mutM gene encoding DNA-formamidopyrimidine glycosylase; this translates as MPELPEVETVVRKLRPRIVGKKVVDLVITDRKVVSSGLLKYVPFTIKAITRRGKYIFLETNKQFMMMVHLRMTGHFHYLVRGVQEQGHLSQEYRAGLFRFQDGSAMTFNEIRRFGRVEPLTLPEYDELLHRLGPDPFDVSVRKFCELLQEYPTANIKTKLLDQSCIAGIGNIYAQEALYHAGINPLHKIGEVSLPKLKLLHHQLVRILRLAIQKNGTTVSNYRHLDGKGDFAGYLAVYQKEKCPKGHTMESVKIGGRGTTYCSVCQR